In Verrucomicrobiota bacterium, one DNA window encodes the following:
- a CDS encoding dihydroxy-acid dehydratase, whose translation MYWKRSSILRNRSPARRRSCSVSLKRPSPVQNRRPHESHRGAIALVTNGDSIMIDEEERELTLEVPSVELKKRKKAWKKPAPRYTRGVLAKYAAHVTSASLGAVTDADLKL comes from the coding sequence TTGTATTGGAAAAGAAGCTCGATCCTCAGAAACCGGTCGCCAGCCAGAAGGAGAAGCTGTTCGGTGTCTTTGAAGCGGCCCTCGCCCGTGCAGAACCGGCGACCGCATGAGTCGCATCGCGGCGCGATTGCCCTCGTGACGAACGGCGATTCGATCATGATCGACGAGGAGGAGCGGGAGTTGACGCTCGAAGTCCCATCCGTCGAATTGAAGAAGCGCAAGAAAGCGTGGAAGAAACCCGCGCCCCGCTACACCCGCGGCGTGCTCGCCAAATACGCCGCCCACGTCACGAGCGCCTCACTCGGCGCGGTGACGGATGCGGATTTGAAGTTGTAA